From a region of the Nonlabens dokdonensis DSW-6 genome:
- a CDS encoding thioredoxin family protein, protein MELQQIIKKATEEAISYQQYRAFVEAHTANGTNSGDEVTEALAEYTKLNNQRMKRLDKTMKLLPENQEFLEAFDKEVYFLIITESWCGDAAQTMPMMNKVANAAKIDFKVVLRDENPELMDKFLTNGGRSIAKLILVDKRTGLPVTTWGPRPTKATALVAAEKAAKGVLGPEFKQELQNWYNKDKGKDTEKDLVEILKGF, encoded by the coding sequence ATGGAATTACAACAAATCATCAAAAAGGCAACTGAAGAAGCCATCTCCTACCAACAATATAGAGCTTTTGTAGAAGCACATACTGCAAACGGCACTAACAGTGGCGATGAGGTTACAGAAGCCCTTGCCGAATATACAAAGCTCAACAACCAGCGCATGAAGCGACTGGATAAAACCATGAAACTACTTCCAGAAAACCAAGAGTTTCTTGAAGCATTTGATAAAGAGGTTTATTTCTTAATTATAACAGAAAGCTGGTGTGGAGACGCTGCCCAAACCATGCCTATGATGAACAAAGTGGCAAACGCCGCTAAAATCGATTTTAAAGTGGTTTTAAGAGATGAAAACCCAGAGTTGATGGATAAGTTCTTAACAAATGGTGGTCGCTCTATAGCTAAGCTAATTTTAGTTGATAAACGAACTGGATTACCAGTCACCACTTGGGGACCAAGACCTACAAAAGCAACCGCTCTCGTTGCGGCAGAAAAAGCTGCAAAAGGAGTTCTAGGACCAGAATTTAAACAAGAACTTCAAAACTGGTACAATAAAGACAAAGGAAAAGATACGGAGAAGGACCTTGTGGAGATTTTGAAAGGATTTTAA
- a CDS encoding helix-turn-helix domain-containing protein has product MNNKIGFRIKQTRERKSISQEAMALQMDITQSNYGRLEKNDSRLTVPKVQKIAEILEVSIAYLFNEKTSKSIFQNNNTHAKVYNTDIIESVINADKEHITSLKEEIAYLRQLLKGKS; this is encoded by the coding sequence ATGAATAATAAAATAGGCTTTAGGATAAAACAGACTCGTGAACGTAAAAGTATATCCCAAGAAGCTATGGCATTGCAAATGGATATTACACAATCTAATTATGGTAGGCTGGAAAAAAATGATAGTCGTCTTACCGTACCTAAAGTGCAAAAAATTGCAGAGATTTTAGAAGTGAGTATTGCTTATCTATTTAATGAGAAGACAAGTAAGTCTATCTTTCAAAACAACAATACTCATGCGAAGGTATATAACACAGATATAATTGAATCTGTAATCAACGCAGATAAAGAACACATCACTTCACTTAAAGAAGAGATTGCTTACCTACGGCAATTATTGAAAGGGAAGTCTTAA
- a CDS encoding peroxiredoxin family protein, translating to MKKKIVILSLAVLVISILSFLGVSIISKANNKKEIAAKLQHIPDFKFQQLNGQSFSNVRLKDYLNTIFIYYNSECDYCQHEAESISENLDSFKNVQFLFVSSEPIETIKEFSQTYSLDQQSNIYFLHDRFDIFSTRFDATSIPYLLIYNENQELIKRQKGQLNAKGILKLLKTP from the coding sequence ATGAAAAAGAAAATTGTAATTTTATCACTGGCCGTTTTAGTTATTAGCATACTATCTTTTTTAGGTGTCAGTATCATAAGCAAAGCGAATAACAAAAAGGAAATAGCTGCAAAATTACAGCATATTCCAGATTTCAAATTTCAGCAGCTTAATGGACAGTCGTTTTCTAATGTTAGATTAAAAGATTATCTAAATACCATCTTTATCTATTACAATAGTGAGTGTGATTATTGCCAGCATGAAGCAGAAAGTATCAGTGAGAATCTAGATTCCTTTAAAAATGTTCAGTTTCTATTTGTCTCCTCAGAGCCTATAGAAACTATCAAAGAATTTTCTCAAACTTATTCTTTAGACCAACAATCTAATATTTATTTTTTACATGATCGTTTTGATATATTCAGTACTCGATTTGATGCAACTTCTATTCCTTACCTACTAATTTATAATGAAAATCAAGAACTTATTAAAAGGCAAAAGGGACAACTAAATGCAAAAGGGATTTTAAAGCTACTCAAAACACCATAG
- a CDS encoding peptidase domain-containing ABC transporter, with translation MSQLKTTSHKNIEKSLVLQHDQSDCGVACLLSLIQYYNGANSLEKLRELSGTTKQGTTLLGLYQAANQLGFTAQGNEADIQALIVHGEPLILHVIIENRLQHYVICYGYDNGKFIIGDPANGVQSYSKEELEGIWKSKTCLTLTPNETFTVAKTQNKNKKQLLLQLLKDDYRLITFSVLLGLGVATLGMAMAIFSQKLIDDILPSRDFNKLITGIVLVAFLLLIRVLFTALRSYFLIEQTKDFNNRIIDSFYSSLLQLPKPFFDTRKIGELVARLNDTQRVQRVISQVIGNLVINALVTLVSLGFLFYYSWQTGLIAFISLPFYFSLIYSFNKRIIKAQKEVMQGYAFSESNFITSMQGIATIKNNNRQDVFKKVNQLIYGNYQDKAFHLGKINVRLSVFSGVFSVLFLIGILVYTCVQVYDESMQLGELMAILGVAGSLLPSVASLALITIPINEAKVAFNRMYEFASMEKECSGEISLTHFNKLEVKNLSFRFAGRSPLLENINFQVLSNECLAIVGESGSGKSTLGQIIQKFYLYENGTVLINDNQSLNEISTREWRSMLGVVPQEITIFTGNIIDNLLLGQSDTSENIEDFVNTYGFESFIQSLPQQYATILGEKGINLSGGQRQVIGLMRALYKRPKVLLLDEFTSAMDRKTEQMVLQLLNRLKNEMSIIIISHRLHSLPKIADRIYVLENGTITNSGNHQKLMLTKNFYSDFWSELEL, from the coding sequence ATGAGTCAACTAAAAACTACTTCTCACAAGAATATAGAAAAATCACTAGTATTACAGCATGATCAGTCAGATTGTGGTGTGGCTTGTTTACTATCACTAATCCAATATTATAACGGTGCTAACTCATTAGAAAAATTACGAGAGTTAAGTGGTACGACCAAACAAGGAACAACCTTACTGGGTTTATATCAAGCAGCAAATCAATTAGGTTTTACGGCACAAGGTAACGAGGCAGATATTCAAGCACTTATAGTTCATGGCGAGCCACTTATATTGCACGTAATCATTGAAAATAGGTTGCAGCATTATGTGATATGCTACGGCTATGATAATGGTAAATTTATTATAGGTGATCCAGCAAACGGTGTTCAAAGCTATAGTAAAGAAGAATTAGAGGGTATCTGGAAATCAAAAACCTGTCTCACCTTAACACCTAATGAAACTTTTACCGTTGCTAAAACCCAAAATAAAAACAAAAAGCAATTGTTATTACAACTGCTTAAAGATGATTACAGGTTAATTACCTTTAGTGTTTTACTCGGATTAGGTGTTGCTACCCTAGGAATGGCGATGGCAATTTTCTCTCAAAAGTTAATAGATGATATATTGCCATCTAGAGATTTTAATAAGTTGATTACTGGGATCGTGTTGGTTGCTTTCTTACTCTTAATAAGAGTGCTATTCACTGCATTGCGCAGTTACTTTTTAATAGAACAAACCAAAGATTTCAATAATAGAATTATTGATAGCTTTTACTCTTCATTACTACAATTGCCTAAACCCTTTTTTGACACTCGTAAGATAGGTGAGTTAGTGGCTCGACTTAACGATACACAACGAGTACAGCGTGTAATATCACAGGTAATCGGAAATTTGGTTATCAATGCATTAGTAACTCTAGTTTCTTTAGGCTTTTTGTTTTATTATTCATGGCAAACAGGATTGATTGCTTTTATAAGTCTTCCTTTTTATTTCTCGTTAATTTACAGTTTCAACAAACGTATTATCAAGGCGCAAAAAGAAGTAATGCAAGGTTATGCTTTCAGCGAAAGCAATTTCATAACCTCTATGCAAGGTATTGCTACTATTAAAAACAACAACAGGCAAGATGTTTTTAAAAAGGTAAACCAATTGATTTATGGTAATTACCAAGATAAAGCCTTTCATCTAGGTAAAATTAATGTAAGATTATCTGTGTTTTCTGGCGTTTTCAGCGTACTATTTTTGATAGGTATATTGGTTTATACCTGTGTTCAGGTGTATGATGAAAGCATGCAATTAGGTGAGTTAATGGCAATTCTAGGAGTTGCAGGTAGTTTATTGCCATCTGTAGCTAGTCTTGCATTGATTACGATTCCCATAAATGAGGCAAAAGTAGCCTTTAATAGAATGTACGAATTTGCATCTATGGAGAAAGAGTGTAGTGGTGAAATTTCTCTTACACACTTCAATAAATTAGAAGTTAAAAATCTTTCTTTTCGATTCGCAGGTAGAAGTCCGCTACTAGAAAATATTAACTTTCAGGTATTGTCAAATGAATGCCTCGCTATTGTAGGAGAAAGTGGAAGTGGTAAAAGTACATTAGGTCAAATCATTCAGAAATTTTATCTCTATGAAAATGGAACTGTTTTAATTAATGATAACCAGTCTTTAAACGAGATTTCAACTCGTGAATGGCGTTCTATGTTAGGCGTTGTACCACAAGAAATCACGATTTTTACAGGAAATATTATTGATAATTTGTTACTTGGTCAGTCGGATACTTCAGAGAATATTGAAGATTTTGTAAACACTTACGGTTTTGAGTCATTTATTCAATCCTTACCACAGCAATATGCAACGATTTTAGGTGAAAAAGGCATTAACCTTTCTGGCGGACAGCGTCAGGTAATAGGTTTAATGCGCGCCTTGTATAAACGACCTAAGGTATTATTGCTAGATGAGTTTACCTCTGCTATGGACAGAAAAACAGAGCAAATGGTACTTCAATTATTGAATCGCTTGAAAAATGAAATGAGTATCATTATAATTTCACACCGTTTACATTCTTTACCAAAAATAGCCGATCGCATATATGTTTTGGAAAATGGAACAATAACGAATTCTGGAAACCACCAAAAACTTATGCTAACAAAGAATTTTTATAGTGACTTCTGGTCTGAATTAGAACTTTGA
- a CDS encoding DNA repair ATPase has product MAEEKDIKDTTQLDSGTYEIIQSRLLKQKNDLQQRLNALNEERKKVFGSLETRLIANDRVNTENNCIARDIVTIGKHSIFGYNVHFGLRTEIHLSDVFSIYEFDRSGEAGDALRFRESGNKLSLIQDEIFQTDFENLYKYYRNTIFSKFAIMGNYLHMVFQLSDSVTDIKTFKWLITDDGLQYVDNRSEHEYRFPAQYGFQWNEAGRDNQRAGVHGHVSILDKVFVETIGGDLTIKIEDNTDDGQGIYREDVEHRDQTLDDGQYRYADLGNLIVLEIKPFQEEPRYFVYNHKIKEVEKIDSIAQAAVLLPDEQGIIFPSGYYLQTGEYNVFPSDAGKLKFQQRIASPNGEDHLYVFYNPAQGLYVLMSYNVIDQSVKTPIICNGFTILEQGELCYFRTEDEQTKHHMMQIWQTPYLKGNIMPSEHQDTMLFKIGNKDIVKAMAEANELLTLLNKEDSYGGLYDDIARASKDILDAYYWLPEEETQQLNLPLLEINKASNAAIDEFEKVKQLRKQAATETKEIGKKADALFSKVKSTSFKSINDFVQLLIQLRTLRGEAIGLYEIRYVDTDFIKGIEEQIVEQNEVISRRAVTFLLDDKALAPYHDAVAEKQKALDATKKVIEIKNLEKEVNQIAEDLELLIDIVSNLEIEDTSHSTKIIENISLIFATINQVKAAIRNKVKTVGKKEAQADFAAQLKLIDQSIINYLDIANTPEKCDEFLTKVSIQLEELEGKFADFEEYITEIIEKREEVYAAFDNRKSSLVEARNKRAMAFQNAAQRILKGVQKRAQSLDSITEINGYFASDLMINKVRDIIGQLKELDDAGKAEAIETALKVAREDALRKLKDKNELYEDGDNIIKLGKHKFGVNKQQLDLTIVFKDNALFYHLTGTDFYQELHNEVLTQSQGIWNQDLVSENNQVYRSAYLAYSIFKSGDKEALRIMSPADLLTTVQEIASGNYSGGYVKGVHDHDAAQILGVLLHKHHDLGLLTYDPNTRAQAQFFWNALDTKHQSNLNRILKSAGEVLSVFPDSKEYDFIIEEIENEILNSKSQFESLTARSIASYLFNELKDNDHFTVSTSAIQLKEAFEKKIKSQNADLKFKKSLEACEDEKSKVELVRHWVSAFAKADSKQSLLTYVNECVANILYGELTADKTVAISPSENINGLKGSHQTIEEGVFVFNYHEFVHTLEHFTTIKVPAYETFRKAKQEVTEELKESLRLEEFKPRVLSSFVRNKLIDQVYFPLIGDNLAKQLGTVGDTKRTDRMGLLLLISPPGYGKTTLMEYVANRLGLIFMKINGPAIGHEITSVDPEAATNAATREELKKLNLAFEMGDNVMLYLDDIQHCNPEFLQKFISLSDGTRKIEGVYNGKPKTYDLRSKKFCVIMAGNPYTESGDKFQIPDMLANRADIYNLGDIIGDTAHLFELSLVENALTSNPVLQQLSNKHFDDVYALIDRVQNGASDNELKGNHSNQEIADYVAVLEKVLKIRDTVLKVNETYISSAGMEDAYRTEPSFKLQGSYRDMNKLVAKVVPIMDDKELQTLLLSHYESESQTLTSAAEANLLKYKELVKTISQEEQQRWEDIKGIFAKNNKLNGLGGQNQMSQVLSQMMDFTENLEGIKEVLRKGLGK; this is encoded by the coding sequence ATGGCAGAAGAAAAAGATATAAAAGACACTACCCAACTCGACTCAGGAACCTACGAGATCATCCAGAGCCGCTTACTCAAGCAAAAAAATGACTTGCAGCAACGACTCAATGCGCTTAATGAAGAACGTAAAAAGGTTTTCGGTTCACTGGAGACGCGACTAATCGCAAATGATCGTGTGAATACAGAAAACAACTGTATCGCTCGTGATATCGTGACGATTGGAAAACACAGCATCTTTGGTTACAACGTGCACTTTGGACTACGTACCGAGATCCACTTGAGTGATGTTTTTAGTATCTATGAGTTTGATAGAAGTGGTGAAGCTGGTGATGCGTTACGCTTTCGCGAAAGCGGAAACAAATTAAGCCTCATACAAGACGAAATCTTTCAAACTGATTTTGAAAATCTGTACAAATACTATCGCAACACGATATTTTCAAAGTTTGCGATTATGGGGAATTACCTGCATATGGTATTCCAACTTAGCGATTCGGTTACTGATATCAAGACATTCAAGTGGTTGATAACTGACGACGGATTGCAATATGTGGATAACCGTAGTGAGCACGAGTATCGTTTTCCAGCGCAATACGGTTTCCAGTGGAATGAAGCTGGACGTGATAATCAACGTGCTGGTGTGCACGGCCACGTGTCCATTCTGGATAAAGTTTTTGTAGAAACTATAGGTGGCGATCTTACCATAAAAATTGAGGATAATACAGACGATGGTCAGGGAATTTACCGTGAAGACGTAGAACACCGCGATCAGACACTCGATGACGGGCAGTACCGCTATGCCGATTTAGGCAACCTGATCGTTCTAGAAATCAAGCCGTTTCAAGAGGAGCCACGTTATTTTGTATACAACCACAAGATTAAAGAAGTAGAAAAAATAGACAGTATCGCGCAGGCTGCGGTATTGTTGCCAGACGAGCAAGGAATTATTTTCCCGAGTGGTTATTATTTGCAAACTGGAGAATATAATGTCTTCCCTAGCGATGCTGGAAAATTGAAATTCCAGCAAAGAATCGCATCGCCCAACGGTGAAGATCATTTGTATGTTTTCTACAATCCTGCTCAAGGATTGTATGTGTTGATGTCCTATAACGTGATAGACCAATCGGTTAAAACTCCTATTATATGTAATGGGTTTACGATTTTGGAACAAGGTGAGTTGTGTTATTTCCGTACAGAAGATGAGCAGACTAAGCATCATATGATGCAAATCTGGCAAACGCCTTATCTGAAAGGAAACATTATGCCGTCTGAACATCAGGACACTATGTTGTTCAAGATAGGCAATAAGGATATCGTAAAAGCGATGGCCGAAGCTAACGAACTGCTCACTTTGCTTAACAAAGAGGACAGCTACGGCGGTTTATATGATGATATTGCTCGCGCTTCCAAAGATATTCTCGATGCTTATTATTGGTTACCTGAAGAAGAAACGCAACAACTCAACCTTCCATTATTAGAAATCAACAAAGCTTCAAATGCAGCGATAGACGAGTTTGAAAAGGTAAAACAGTTGCGCAAACAGGCTGCAACTGAAACTAAAGAGATAGGCAAAAAGGCAGATGCCCTTTTTAGTAAAGTAAAAAGCACTTCTTTTAAATCGATCAATGATTTTGTACAGCTGCTCATCCAGCTGCGCACTTTACGTGGTGAAGCGATAGGTCTATATGAAATACGTTATGTGGACACCGATTTTATCAAAGGAATCGAGGAGCAAATCGTAGAGCAAAATGAGGTGATCTCACGTCGTGCAGTGACCTTTTTATTAGACGATAAAGCACTTGCGCCCTACCACGACGCCGTTGCCGAAAAACAAAAAGCACTCGACGCCACTAAAAAAGTCATCGAGATCAAAAACCTTGAGAAAGAAGTGAATCAAATCGCTGAAGATCTCGAGCTTTTAATAGACATCGTTTCTAATCTAGAGATAGAAGACACTTCTCACTCTACTAAGATTATTGAGAATATCTCGCTCATTTTTGCGACGATCAATCAGGTAAAAGCGGCGATTAGAAATAAAGTGAAAACCGTAGGTAAAAAAGAAGCTCAAGCCGATTTTGCCGCGCAACTCAAGCTGATTGATCAAAGTATTATCAATTATTTAGACATTGCAAACACGCCAGAGAAATGTGATGAATTCCTTACTAAAGTTTCTATACAGCTAGAAGAACTTGAAGGAAAGTTTGCCGATTTTGAAGAGTACATCACAGAGATCATTGAAAAGCGAGAAGAGGTTTATGCCGCTTTTGACAATCGCAAAAGTAGTCTTGTAGAGGCGCGCAATAAAAGGGCAATGGCTTTTCAAAATGCAGCTCAACGTATTTTAAAAGGTGTTCAAAAACGTGCGCAATCTCTAGATAGTATTACTGAAATCAACGGTTATTTTGCCAGCGATTTAATGATTAATAAGGTGCGCGACATCATAGGGCAACTTAAAGAACTGGACGACGCAGGAAAAGCCGAAGCGATAGAAACAGCGCTTAAAGTGGCTCGTGAAGATGCTTTAAGAAAACTCAAGGATAAGAACGAACTTTATGAAGATGGTGATAACATCATCAAACTAGGAAAGCACAAATTTGGTGTTAATAAACAGCAACTGGATCTTACCATTGTTTTTAAAGATAATGCGCTGTTTTATCATTTAACAGGAACTGATTTCTATCAAGAATTACATAACGAGGTTCTCACGCAATCTCAAGGAATATGGAATCAAGATTTAGTGTCTGAAAATAACCAAGTCTACAGATCTGCCTACCTCGCCTACTCTATTTTTAAATCTGGAGATAAAGAAGCTTTAAGAATAATGAGTCCAGCAGATTTGCTGACAACTGTTCAAGAAATCGCGAGTGGTAACTATTCTGGTGGTTATGTAAAAGGTGTTCATGACCATGACGCAGCACAAATTTTAGGCGTTTTATTACATAAACACCATGATTTGGGCTTACTCACTTATGACCCAAATACGAGAGCGCAAGCACAGTTTTTTTGGAATGCGCTTGATACAAAACATCAATCTAACCTCAACCGTATTTTGAAAAGTGCTGGTGAGGTATTATCTGTTTTTCCAGATAGTAAGGAGTACGACTTTATAATAGAAGAAATTGAAAATGAGATTCTTAATTCAAAATCGCAGTTCGAGAGCCTCACTGCTCGCAGCATAGCCAGCTATTTATTCAACGAGTTAAAGGACAATGATCATTTCACAGTAAGCACGAGCGCTATTCAATTAAAAGAAGCTTTTGAAAAGAAAATAAAATCTCAAAATGCCGATTTAAAATTTAAGAAAAGTCTAGAAGCTTGTGAGGACGAGAAGTCTAAAGTGGAACTGGTGAGACATTGGGTTTCCGCTTTCGCGAAAGCGGACTCAAAACAATCTTTACTGACTTATGTAAACGAATGTGTGGCAAACATACTTTATGGAGAGCTGACAGCTGATAAAACAGTTGCCATCTCACCTAGTGAAAATATCAATGGATTAAAAGGATCACACCAGACTATTGAAGAAGGTGTGTTTGTGTTTAATTATCATGAGTTTGTACATACACTAGAGCACTTTACAACGATAAAAGTACCTGCTTATGAAACCTTTAGAAAAGCAAAGCAAGAGGTAACTGAAGAGTTAAAAGAGTCCTTGCGATTAGAAGAATTTAAACCACGTGTATTGAGTTCTTTTGTCCGTAATAAATTGATCGATCAAGTATATTTCCCACTAATAGGTGATAATCTTGCCAAACAATTAGGTACGGTAGGTGATACCAAACGTACCGATCGCATGGGATTATTGCTACTTATATCACCACCAGGTTATGGTAAAACAACCTTGATGGAATATGTGGCAAACCGATTAGGCTTGATATTTATGAAAATAAATGGTCCAGCGATAGGTCATGAAATTACATCAGTAGATCCTGAAGCGGCAACTAATGCAGCAACGAGAGAAGAGCTTAAAAAGCTAAATCTCGCTTTTGAAATGGGTGATAATGTGATGTTATATCTAGATGATATCCAGCATTGTAATCCTGAGTTTTTACAAAAATTCATCAGTTTGTCTGATGGTACACGAAAGATTGAAGGAGTTTATAATGGAAAGCCTAAAACCTATGATTTACGTAGTAAGAAATTTTGTGTGATTATGGCTGGTAATCCGTATACAGAAAGTGGTGATAAATTCCAGATTCCAGACATGCTTGCCAACCGTGCCGATATTTATAACCTTGGTGATATCATAGGCGATACGGCTCACTTGTTTGAACTAAGTCTGGTTGAAAATGCATTAACAAGCAATCCAGTATTACAACAATTAAGCAATAAACACTTTGATGATGTGTATGCATTAATCGATCGTGTTCAAAACGGAGCAAGTGATAATGAGTTAAAAGGAAATCACAGTAATCAAGAAATAGCAGATTATGTCGCCGTGCTTGAAAAAGTATTGAAGATTAGAGATACCGTTCTTAAAGTAAACGAAACCTATATTTCAAGTGCCGGAATGGAAGATGCGTACCGTACCGAACCTAGTTTTAAACTACAAGGTTCTTATCGTGATATGAATAAGCTAGTGGCAAAAGTAGTCCCTATTATGGATGACAAAGAACTTCAAACGCTGTTGTTATCTCATTACGAAAGTGAATCACAAACCTTAACTAGTGCTGCAGAGGCCAATCTTTTGAAATATAAAGAACTCGTAAAAACCATCTCACAAGAGGAACAGCAACGATGGGAAGATATCAAAGGGATTTTTGCCAAGAACAATAAACTCAACGGTCTAGGTGGACAGAATCAAATGTCTCAAGTCCTGAGTCAAATGATGGATTTTACGGAGAATCTAGAAGGCATTAAGGAGGTTTTGAGGAAAGGATTGGGTAAGTGA
- a CDS encoding transposase — protein MNQHNRKTVRLKGYDYTSVGRYFVTIVTRDRLRLFGKIVDGEMVLNEFGEIAANEWENTMELRDNVSLGAYMIMPDHMHFLVHIDQQQEQKQFTPEELEKRAGAVAGKHMNKPGSLGAIVRGYKGAVTRQVLETIKAEMDLPNLQSLELIKICDALANEKTIWVRNYNEAIIKTEQHYENVTKYINDNPRKWDEQLKAKLKL, from the coding sequence ATGAACCAACACAATCGCAAAACGGTACGTCTTAAAGGCTACGACTACACATCAGTCGGTAGATACTTCGTTACTATCGTCACTCGTGATCGACTACGCTTGTTCGGGAAGATCGTGGATGGAGAAATGGTGTTGAATGAGTTTGGTGAAATAGCGGCTAATGAATGGGAAAACACAATGGAACTTAGGGATAATGTCTCGCTTGGAGCATATATGATTATGCCAGACCATATGCATTTTCTAGTTCATATTGACCAACAACAAGAACAGAAGCAATTCACTCCTGAAGAATTGGAAAAACGCGCCGGCGCTGTTGCAGGAAAGCATATGAATAAGCCAGGTTCACTAGGCGCCATTGTGCGCGGTTACAAAGGCGCTGTGACTAGACAAGTTTTAGAAACTATAAAAGCTGAAATGGATCTTCCAAATCTACAAAGCTTGGAACTTATAAAAATATGTGATGCTCTCGCTAATGAAAAGACCATATGGGTTCGCAACTATAACGAAGCAATCATCAAGACGGAACAACACTATGAAAACGTGACCAAGTATATCAACGACAATCCTAGAAAATGGGACGAGCAGCTGAAAGCAAAGCTCAAGCTCTGA